In Gammaproteobacteria bacterium, the DNA window CGCCGCTGATCGAGGCTTATGGCCTGACTGAAACCTCGCCTGCCGCCTGCATCAATCCCCTGACCCTGCCGGCCTACAACGGCAGCATTGGCTTGCCGATTCCCTCGACCGAGTTGTCTATCCGCGATGAGGAGGACCAGGAGCTGGGCATTGGGCAAGATCAGGTGGGCGAGATTTGTCTGCGAGGTCCGCAAGTCATGCGTGGTTACTGGCAACGACCCGAGGAAACCGCCAAGGTGATGACCTCGGATGGTTTTTTGCGCACGGGTGACATCGGTTATGTGGATGAGCGCGGCTATGTCCGGATCGTGGATCGCAAGAAGGACATGATTCTGGTGTCGGGTTTCAATGTCTATCCCAATGAAATTGAAGACATCGTCATGTTGCATCCGGGGGTTGTGGAGGCGGCGGCGGTGGGCGTGCCAGATGAGAAATCCGGTGAGACGGTCAAGATCGTGGTCATCAGGAAGGATCCAGCGCTAACGGCTGATTTGCTGATCGAGCACTGTCGTCGGCATCTGACCAATTACAAGGCGCCGCGTCACGTCGAATTCCGCGATGAGTTGCCCAAGAGCAACGTGGGCAAGATTCTGCGGCGGTTGCTGCGCGAGGAGCATTGAAAGACTGCGCTAACTCTGCGCAGGTAAGGCGACGCGCAATCAATATTCTTCAGTTATACTGTTACAGTTTGAACTTTTTTAGCAGGTATAGAGTGGATTAGCGGTAACCGTTCACTCCCTTACCACGGCCCTCTCCCTCATGCATGAAGGAGAGGGAATTAAATGCTTACGATTTAATTACTCGACCTTCACCACCCCCATCGCGCCGCGCCCAAACTGCCACGGTTTATACATATCCTCCACATATATTGCCGGTTGCTGATACACGCCCGGCGTGACTGCTCGCGCCAGATAGGCCAACGTGAAGGATCGTGCATTGCCCTGATCGATATCCAGCGCCGCCACGAAACGGTCGTCGCGGATTTCGGTGTGCAGAGTCGTGGTGAGTTTCGGCAACCAACCGATGTCAGTGGTCGATGCGCCTTGTCCGATCCGGGCGTTCTCGATCTCTAGCCCCGCCGGCAGCAAATCCACGACCAGCGCCTGTTGTCCTTCATTGCCCTGCGCCTCGCCGGTAATGACCGCGACCAGCAGATCGTTCTGGCGAATCTGCCCAGGTTCGACTTCCTTGCCGGTGCGGGTGTAATAGCGACGGGTAATGGTGAACCCCTCGCGGGCCGGCGGTTGGGCCACCGTCGGTACGCCGCTGCGATCTAGCACCGTCCAAGCCGGTTGTTCGCCTTGATTGACTATGACGATGCCCTTGATCAACTCATCAATACCCGGCTTGAGGTAGAACGGATCGCTGGCGGTTGCCTGACCGTTGACGCTCAACTTGAGCGTCCCGGTCTGTTGCAACAGCGCATGCGCCGCCAGCAACAGCCAGGCTTGTTCCTGGGTGCTAGTGTAGCGACGCTGATTGAAGTCCGCAGCGACTTCTTCGGCTAACTGAGACACTTTTTCAGCCAGCAGTCCCGATTCCGCCAGTAACGCCAACAACGCCGCTCGGTCACGTAGGAGACTGCCGTAATCGCGGATCGTGGTTCGATCAGTCCGGTTCAGCGCCGCTGTGAACGCCTCTTTAGCCCGCTCCAGCTCGCCATACCGGGCCAGCGCCGAACCAAGTTGCGCCTGCGCCAGGGCGCTTGGCATCTTCTGCAAATAGTTGTCATGCAGGTAACGCAAATCACCGATGGCGGCTTTCTGCTCGCGGGCCAGCACATACAGCTGATAGGCCCGCCAGCCCAGATCCTTGTCGTCAAAATCATCGGTGCGCAACCGTTCCTGCAGATGCTCCAGACCCCGTTTCCAGGCGTTTTCGGGAACCAGGTACTTCGCCTGCCGGGCGCGCACGATGAAATCCATGGCATAAGCAGACAACCAGTCTTCAACCGGACTGTCGGGACCCCAGAGACCGAAACCGCCGCCGGCGTCCTGCATGGTCAGAATGCGCTGAATGGCCTCTTGCACCCGTTCCCGCAAACCGGCCACGGTCGCATTTTGACCGGCCCAGACTTCGGCGACTTCGTTGAAATCAATCAGTGGCAACGCACGGCTGGTGGTTTGCTCCAGGCAGCCATAAGGATAACGATCCAACTGGGCCAGCAGTTCCGGGACGTTGAGATTGGGGCGACTGGCGACGCTCAGGCGCACTCGGCCGGTACCCAGCAGGTAGCCATCCAGCAACTCGCCACCCAGTCGCAAAGTTTCCCCTGGATTCAGCCGTTTTGCCGTGCGCTCGGTTGCCAGGTTCTGCGCCGGGCGCACCCCGATGTCGGATTGCCGAACCAGATTGAAACCGTTTGGTCCTTCCACATGCAGCCACACTTGGCCGGCACCGGGCTTCAAACCTCGCAGGGTAAACGTGCGACTCTCGCTGTTCTGCACGGCGGAATCTGCGACCGTGAAAGTGAACGCGGCGGCTTCAGTCACCGCCACCGCGCCATCGGCGCTCAGATGAATCGAGTAGTCACCGGGTGGAGCGCTCAGGTTCTGCACCGTCACGTTGATCTGGCTTTGATCATCCGGGGCCAGGAAACGCGGCAGATAAACTCGCGCCACCAGCGGATCGCGCACCAAGGGCGCAACTTCGGCGCGACCGAGCCGGTTCTGATTCCAGGCGACCGCCATCAACCGTACCTGACCGTTGAAATCCGGAAGCTCCAAGGGAATCTTCGCCTGACCCTTGGCGTCTAGCGCCACTGGGCCGGAGAACAACGCCAGGGTTTTCACCGTGCGAATTGCCGAGGGATCGAGTTGCCGGCTTTCCGCGTCGCCGCCGACTTTCAGCGCGCCGGGCCGCCCACCTGGTTCAATCAGCTTGCCGTACAGATCGAGCAATTGCATCCCCAGACGACGCTTGCCGAGGAAGTAGTCGACCGGGTCGGGCGTGGTGAAATCGGTGAGTTGCAGGATGCCTTCGTCCACTGCTGCGACCGTCAGATAAGCCGGTTGACCGGGTTCCAGCCCGGTGACGGTGACGGGCAGCTCCACGGTTTGACGCGGCTTCCATTCCGTCGGCGCGTCCAGGGTGATGTTCAGCGTCCGCGCTGCCGGGTCCAAACCCAGCCAGGCGACGCCAATGGCGCGACCCGGTCCGCGTGGACTGACGGAACGGGCGGTTCCCGCATTGCTACCGGCCTGAGTGGGAACGCGGAACGCCGTAGCGGTCAGGTAAACCCCCGGCCCCCATTCGGCGGGAATCGGTAGCTCCACCGTCGCGCCCTCTTCGGGAATACTGACCGTTTTGCTCAGCCATAACCGGTCGCCGACGACGTTCAACAGCACTTCACCGGCAAAGGGCGCGCGCAGGAAGACCTTGGCGGTTGCACCGGCTGGATAGCGCAGCTGATCCAGCGTGACTTTCATTTGATCCGGGGTGTCGCTCCCGCCGGGTGTTTCAAACCAGCCGACATTGAAGCGCACACTGGAGGCCACGCCGGTTTGCGGGTCCAGCACATCCAGCCGATAACGCCCCCAGTCCAAACCGCGTTGCGTCACGACCACGGGCTGTCCAGCGGCGATATTCAGGGTCTGGCTGGCGACGGCCGCGCTGTCGCGAATGATCAGCTTGTAGTTCCAGCGGCCTTCGTTGTAGTACCAGTAGTATTGATACTCCTCACGCACCAGCTTGGCGTTCAATCCACCTTGCGCCTGCGCCTGACCCAGCGCGTCCACAGCGATGACCTCAAATGTTGCTTCCTGGCCGATTTTGACGCCGCCATCGCTAAAGCGCGGCTTGACGCCAATAGCGAAGGGCTGAATCCGGTAGGGCAGGTCAAGGCTGCGGGTCACGGGCCGACCGCCGGGTTCAAACAGTGAGACGCGCACCTGAGCCAGCAAGGGGCGTGTGGTATCCGGTTTCTCGTTCAAACTGACTTCCGCCTGCGCTTTACCCTGATCATCGGTGCCGGCCAGAACGACCGGAAAGCGTTGCGCAGTCCAACTGTCTTGCGCTAATCCGAAACGATAGCCGGGGAAGGCCGGGTAGGGATCAGCGTCCTCGCGCAGCACCAGTTCGCCCTCGGCCTTGAGATTGGCCGCCGGCGCGCCGTACAGAAAGCGACCGTTGATGTCCACCATTACCGGTTCACCCGGTTTCAGCACCGAAGCGGTGGAACTCAGCTCTAGCTTGAGCCGCTGCGGCACGAAATCCTCGACTTGAAAACGCACCTCGCCCACCGGTTCGCCCTTGGGATCAGTATAGGCTTTGACCGTCCAGATTCCGGTGCGCGCGTTCAACGGCATCGGGAGGGTGGTGTGATAGCCGCCCAGCGCCGGGTTGCCGGGACGCAGTTGGGTGGATTCCACTTCATCCGGGCGAAAGACCTTTAAGGTCAGCGGCGCTTCCGGCAACGCATAACCCCGGCTATCACGAATCAGGGTCATTAACTCTACGGTTTCGCCGGGCCGGTAAACGCCGCGTTCGGTATAGAGGAATGCATCGACCGCCCCTGGCGCAGCGCGACCGGCAACGCCCCGGTCACTCAGGTCAAAAGCCGGTCGAGTCAAATCGAGAAAGTTGTAGTCGCCGTCGCCAAAGGCCATCAGCGCCGCCGGCTCCCGTCCGCCCTCGCCGCGCAACAAACCTGGATCGAGTCGGGCATAGCCTTGGGCATCAGTAGTCGCCGCGCCCAGTTCGCCATTATTGCGGGCATACAATCGCACATTGACCCCGGCGACCGGCTGGGCGCTGGACAGGGAGCGGACAAAGATATGCAGACCATCGTTGCCGCGCATGGTGAACAGCCCCAGGTCGGAAACCACCAGCCATTGCGTGGCCTGGTTCTCCCAATTGTTATCCGCGTCTTCCTTGACGGATTGCGCGGCGACGATATAGATGCCCGGCTGCGGATCGCGCAGAATTTCGCTGATCGGCAGGGCGGTAGTGACTTCCTGGTTACGCTCGCCGCTGGCCAAGGTCAAAACGCCTTCCCAGATCTGCTCGCCAGAGTTTTTAGCGATGGCGTTCAGATCGTAGCCGTCCAGCAGCTGAGTAATGCGATCCCGCTCGATTTCCCGCAGCAGATTCCGGTCATTGATGCGCAACACCCGCACCCGCGCCTGATCCATATTGACGCTGGTCAGCGGTAGTTGCTGAGAGCCGGTTCTCGGCAGGACATAGGTCGCGCCCCGGAACCCCAGAGTCGGCTTGCGGTCTTCGACCTTGGCGGTGAATTCCTGAGTGACGAGGGTTCTCTCGCCGCTGGCCGCCGGGATGCCAATCCGGGTCTTGATGATGTAGCTCTGGCCGTGACTGAAACCCTCCACGCACAATTGCCGCTCTTCGGGCGTTACCACCGGCTGGATAGCGGGTTCAATGACCAGATAATCCTCATAGTGCAGTTGCCGACCCTTAGCCAGGTCATCGGAGAAATTCAGACAAACTTTGGGCATCGCGCTGTCCGATTCCACGTCAACACCCTTGATCTGGAAGGCGTTGGCATTCACTAGATCCTGATGGCGTTTGGCGATGCGCGGATTATCCTCGATTTCCAGGGCTTCACCGTAAGCAGCAATAGCTTTCTTCGGTTCCTGGTCGCGGTCATACAATTCTCCGAGCCGGAACAGGGCGCGTGCGCGTTCGAGTGGGGCGTTTGCGGCTTGCAGGGCGTTCCAGGCGGCTTGTTCCATGCGCTGCCGCGAGCGTTGCCGGATTTCATAACCGGCGTTGTTTTTTTCCTGATGTTGCGCCTGATTCTGCCAGATTTGACTGAGCACCAGCCAGGTCGCGGTCTGGCCGGCCCCGGCGAGAATCGCGGTCTCATAGTGAGCAATAGCGTCCACCCAGTTTTTCTTCTGCGTTTGCTGCTCTGCTTGTCGCAGCAGGACAGAGACGGACTGACCGGCGGGATCGCGGCCATCGCGGATCGATTGCAGATATTGCGCCGCAGCAACGGCCAGTGGCGTATCCTCAAGCGCATAGGCGCTGAAAGAGAGCAGCCATGCCAGCAGAAAAATCGGGTACCATAAGTAACGCATCGTGAATCGCTCCTCGAAACAAGGGTTGCGAACGGGTCAGAGAACGGAAAAATTGCGGACTGGATGACTGAATAGCATAGCGGCTTCGTGGGTTTGTGATAGTCAAAAGCGCTGCGTTGTGAAAGAATAAAAAAGAATAAATATGAACAATCCATTTCAAACTGTTGGTTTTCACCGTGATCGACTCGGAGGGTTATCGGCCAAACGTCGGCATCATCCTGTGCAATGCAGAAGGACGTCTGTTCTGGGCGAGACGAATTGGGCAGCATTCCTGGCAGTTTCCCCAGGGCGGTATCCGACGGGATGAGTCGCCTGAGCAGGCCATGTTCCGCGAACTGGCTGAAGAAGTTGGTTTGCGCCCGGAACATGTACAGGTGATTGGCTCTACCCAGGGCTGGC includes these proteins:
- a CDS encoding alpha-2-macroglobulin family protein, with the protein product MRYLWYPIFLLAWLLSFSAYALEDTPLAVAAAQYLQSIRDGRDPAGQSVSVLLRQAEQQTQKKNWVDAIAHYETAILAGAGQTATWLVLSQIWQNQAQHQEKNNAGYEIRQRSRQRMEQAAWNALQAANAPLERARALFRLGELYDRDQEPKKAIAAYGEALEIEDNPRIAKRHQDLVNANAFQIKGVDVESDSAMPKVCLNFSDDLAKGRQLHYEDYLVIEPAIQPVVTPEERQLCVEGFSHGQSYIIKTRIGIPAASGERTLVTQEFTAKVEDRKPTLGFRGATYVLPRTGSQQLPLTSVNMDQARVRVLRINDRNLLREIERDRITQLLDGYDLNAIAKNSGEQIWEGVLTLASGERNQEVTTALPISEILRDPQPGIYIVAAQSVKEDADNNWENQATQWLVVSDLGLFTMRGNDGLHIFVRSLSSAQPVAGVNVRLYARNNGELGAATTDAQGYARLDPGLLRGEGGREPAALMAFGDGDYNFLDLTRPAFDLSDRGVAGRAAPGAVDAFLYTERGVYRPGETVELMTLIRDSRGYALPEAPLTLKVFRPDEVESTQLRPGNPALGGYHTTLPMPLNARTGIWTVKAYTDPKGEPVGEVRFQVEDFVPQRLKLELSSTASVLKPGEPVMVDINGRFLYGAPAANLKAEGELVLREDADPYPAFPGYRFGLAQDSWTAQRFPVVLAGTDDQGKAQAEVSLNEKPDTTRPLLAQVRVSLFEPGGRPVTRSLDLPYRIQPFAIGVKPRFSDGGVKIGQEATFEVIAVDALGQAQAQGGLNAKLVREEYQYYWYYNEGRWNYKLIIRDSAAVASQTLNIAAGQPVVVTQRGLDWGRYRLDVLDPQTGVASSVRFNVGWFETPGGSDTPDQMKVTLDQLRYPAGATAKVFLRAPFAGEVLLNVVGDRLWLSKTVSIPEEGATVELPIPAEWGPGVYLTATAFRVPTQAGSNAGTARSVSPRGPGRAIGVAWLGLDPAARTLNITLDAPTEWKPRQTVELPVTVTGLEPGQPAYLTVAAVDEGILQLTDFTTPDPVDYFLGKRRLGMQLLDLYGKLIEPGGRPGALKVGGDAESRQLDPSAIRTVKTLALFSGPVALDAKGQAKIPLELPDFNGQVRLMAVAWNQNRLGRAEVAPLVRDPLVARVYLPRFLAPDDQSQINVTVQNLSAPPGDYSIHLSADGAVAVTEAAAFTFTVADSAVQNSESRTFTLRGLKPGAGQVWLHVEGPNGFNLVRQSDIGVRPAQNLATERTAKRLNPGETLRLGGELLDGYLLGTGRVRLSVASRPNLNVPELLAQLDRYPYGCLEQTTSRALPLIDFNEVAEVWAGQNATVAGLRERVQEAIQRILTMQDAGGGFGLWGPDSPVEDWLSAYAMDFIVRARQAKYLVPENAWKRGLEHLQERLRTDDFDDKDLGWRAYQLYVLAREQKAAIGDLRYLHDNYLQKMPSALAQAQLGSALARYGELERAKEAFTAALNRTDRTTIRDYGSLLRDRAALLALLAESGLLAEKVSQLAEEVAADFNQRRYTSTQEQAWLLLAAHALLQQTGTLKLSVNGQATASDPFYLKPGIDELIKGIVIVNQGEQPAWTVLDRSGVPTVAQPPAREGFTITRRYYTRTGKEVEPGQIRQNDLLVAVITGEAQGNEGQQALVVDLLPAGLEIENARIGQGASTTDIGWLPKLTTTLHTEIRDDRFVAALDIDQGNARSFTLAYLARAVTPGVYQQPAIYVEDMYKPWQFGRGAMGVVKVE